Proteins found in one Eretmochelys imbricata isolate rEreImb1 chromosome 9, rEreImb1.hap1, whole genome shotgun sequence genomic segment:
- the ZNF711 gene encoding zinc finger protein 711 isoform X6 translates to MDPGGGSLGLQSQESKMPHTMIMQDFVAGMAGTAHIDGDHIVVSVPEAVLVSDVVTDDGITLDHGLAAEVVQGPDIITETDVVTEGVIVPESVLEADVAIEEALDTSDHVLTSDLITETVRVPDQVFVADLVTGPDGHLEHVVQDSVSGADSPTMVSEEVLVTNSDTETVIQAASTVPGSTVTIKTEDDDDGKSTSEDYLMISLDDVGEKLDHIGSTPLKISTEVSHDDVSKDDGFGSEVIKVYIFKAEAEDDVEIGGTEIVTESDFHNGHSVAGVIEQGAVGRMQREKMVYMAVKDSSQEDEDISCAEIADEVYMEVIVGEEEATSLPDTQLEDSGVNKTFVPVAWAAAYGDERRLPRRYEDCQAAGNNLDTRLENKNGNAAQYLQICDSINTNRALKQKAKKRRRGETRQWQTAVIIGPDGQPLTVYPCHICGKKFKSRGFLKRHMKNHPDHMIKKKYQCTDCDFTTNKKLCMSLIIWTAHGFPLYRD, encoded by the exons TGGCTGGAATGGCTGGCACTGCTCATATAGATGGTGACCATATTGTTGTATCAGTTCCTGAAGCTGTACTAGTTTCTGATGTTGTCACGGATGATGGGATAACTCTTGATCATGGCTTAGCTGCTGAAGTTGTCCAAGGACCAGATATCATCACTGAAACTGATGTTGTAACAGAAGGTGTAATTGTTCCTGAATCTGTGTTGGAAGCTGATGTTGCTATTGAAGAAGCTTTAGATACCAGTGATCATGTTTTGACTTCTGATCTAATAACAGAAACTGTTAGAGTTCCTGATCAGGTTTTTGTGGCTGACCTTGTTACGGGTCCTGATGGACATTTGGAACATGTGGTGCAAGACTCTGTGTCAGGAGCTGACTCACCCACAATGGTTTCAGAAGAAGTTCTTGTAACTAATTCAGATACAGAAACTGTGATTCAAGCAGCCAGTACTGTTCCTGGTTCTACGGTTACAATAAAAactgaagatgatgatgatggcaAGAGCACATCTGAAGACTACTTAATGATATCTT tggaTGATGTTGGAGAAAAATTAGACCATATTGGAAgcacacctttaaaaatcagcacTGAGGTTTCACACGATGATGTTTCTAAAGATGATGGATTTGGTTCAGAAGTTATAAAAGTGTATATATTTAAAGCTGAAGCTGAGGATGATGTGGAAATAG gaGGAACAGAAATTGTCACAGAGAGTGACTTCCACAATGGACATTCTGTAGCTGGAGTCATTGAGCAGGGAGCTGTAGGCAGAATGCAGCGAGAAAAGATGGTTTACATGGCTGTTAAGGACTCTTCTCAGGAAGATGAAGATATTA GTTGTGCTGAAATAGCAGATGAAGTTTATATGGAGGTCATTGTAGGTGAAGAGGAAGCAACATCACTTCCAGACACACAACTTGAAGACTCTGGTGTGAATAAAACTTTTGTTCCTGTTGCTTGGGCTGCTGCTTATG GAGATGAAAGACGACTGCCCAGAAGGTATGAAGACTGTCAAGCAGCAG GAAATAACTTGGATACACGATTAGAAAACAAAAATGGTAATGCAGCACAGTACCTGCAAATCTGTGATAGCATTAACACAAATAGAGCGCTTAAACAAAAAGccaagaagaggaggaggggagaaaccAGGCAGTGGCAAACAG CTGTTATAATAGGTCCTGACGGACAGCCCTTAACTGTTTACCCTTGTCACATATGTGGGAAAAAATTTAAATCCAGAGGATTCCTGAAAAGGCATATGAAGAACCACCCAGATCATATGATTAAGAAGAAATACCAGTGTACGGATTGTGACTTTACAACTAACAAAAAA CTTTGTATGAGTTTAATCATCTGGACTGCG CATGGGTTTCCCTTGTACCGGGATTGA
- the ZNF711 gene encoding zinc finger protein 711 isoform X7, with translation MDPGGGSLGLQSQESKMPHTMIMQDFVAGMAGTAHIDGDHIVVSVPEAVLVSDVVTDDGITLDHGLAAEVVQGPDIITETDVVTEGVIVPESVLEADVAIEEALDTSDHVLTSDLITETVRVPDQVFVADLVTGPDGHLEHVVQDSVSGADSPTMVSEEVLVTNSDTETVIQAASTVPGSTVTIKTEDDDDGKSTSEDYLMISLDDVGEKLDHIGSTPLKISTEVSHDDVSKDDGFGSEVIKVYIFKAEAEDDVEIGGTEIVTESDFHNGHSVAGVIEQGAVGRMQREKMVYMAVKDSSQEDEDISCAEIADEVYMEVIVGEEEATSLPDTQLEDSGVNKTFVPVAWAAAYGDERRLPRRYEDCQAAGNNLDTRLENKNGNAAQYLQICDSINTNRALKQKAKKRRRGETRQWQTAVIIGPDGQPLTVYPCHICGKKFKSRGFLKRHMKNHPDHMIKKKYQCTDCDFTTNKKHGFPLYRD, from the exons TGGCTGGAATGGCTGGCACTGCTCATATAGATGGTGACCATATTGTTGTATCAGTTCCTGAAGCTGTACTAGTTTCTGATGTTGTCACGGATGATGGGATAACTCTTGATCATGGCTTAGCTGCTGAAGTTGTCCAAGGACCAGATATCATCACTGAAACTGATGTTGTAACAGAAGGTGTAATTGTTCCTGAATCTGTGTTGGAAGCTGATGTTGCTATTGAAGAAGCTTTAGATACCAGTGATCATGTTTTGACTTCTGATCTAATAACAGAAACTGTTAGAGTTCCTGATCAGGTTTTTGTGGCTGACCTTGTTACGGGTCCTGATGGACATTTGGAACATGTGGTGCAAGACTCTGTGTCAGGAGCTGACTCACCCACAATGGTTTCAGAAGAAGTTCTTGTAACTAATTCAGATACAGAAACTGTGATTCAAGCAGCCAGTACTGTTCCTGGTTCTACGGTTACAATAAAAactgaagatgatgatgatggcaAGAGCACATCTGAAGACTACTTAATGATATCTT tggaTGATGTTGGAGAAAAATTAGACCATATTGGAAgcacacctttaaaaatcagcacTGAGGTTTCACACGATGATGTTTCTAAAGATGATGGATTTGGTTCAGAAGTTATAAAAGTGTATATATTTAAAGCTGAAGCTGAGGATGATGTGGAAATAG gaGGAACAGAAATTGTCACAGAGAGTGACTTCCACAATGGACATTCTGTAGCTGGAGTCATTGAGCAGGGAGCTGTAGGCAGAATGCAGCGAGAAAAGATGGTTTACATGGCTGTTAAGGACTCTTCTCAGGAAGATGAAGATATTA GTTGTGCTGAAATAGCAGATGAAGTTTATATGGAGGTCATTGTAGGTGAAGAGGAAGCAACATCACTTCCAGACACACAACTTGAAGACTCTGGTGTGAATAAAACTTTTGTTCCTGTTGCTTGGGCTGCTGCTTATG GAGATGAAAGACGACTGCCCAGAAGGTATGAAGACTGTCAAGCAGCAG GAAATAACTTGGATACACGATTAGAAAACAAAAATGGTAATGCAGCACAGTACCTGCAAATCTGTGATAGCATTAACACAAATAGAGCGCTTAAACAAAAAGccaagaagaggaggaggggagaaaccAGGCAGTGGCAAACAG CTGTTATAATAGGTCCTGACGGACAGCCCTTAACTGTTTACCCTTGTCACATATGTGGGAAAAAATTTAAATCCAGAGGATTCCTGAAAAGGCATATGAAGAACCACCCAGATCATATGATTAAGAAGAAATACCAGTGTACGGATTGTGACTTTACAACTAACAAAAAA CATGGGTTTCCCTTGTACCGGGATTGA
- the ZNF711 gene encoding zinc finger protein 711 isoform X5, whose product MDPGGGSLGLQSQESKMPHTMIMQDFVAGMAGTAHIDGDHIVVSVPEAVLVSDVVTDDGITLDHGLAAEVVQGPDIITETDVVTEGVIVPESVLEADVAIEEALDTSDHVLTSDLITETVRVPDQVFVADLVTGPDGHLEHVVQDSVSGADSPTMVSEEVLVTNSDTETVIQAASTVPGSTVTIKTEDDDDGKSTSEDYLMISLDDVGEKLDHIGSTPLKISTEVSHDDVSKDDGFGSEVIKVYIFKAEAEDDVEIGGTEIVTESDFHNGHSVAGVIEQGAVGRMQREKMVYMAVKDSSQEDEDISCAEIADEVYMEVIVGEEEATSLPDTQLEDSGVNKTFVPVAWAAAYGDERRLPRRYEDCQAAGNNLDTRLENKNGNAAQYLQICDSINTNRALKQKAKKRRRGETRQWQTAVIIGPDGQPLTVYPCHICGKKFKSRGFLKRHMKNHPDHMIKKKYQCTDCDFTTNKKLCMSLIIWTAVSQLTDKCLSNRLPLFYCSV is encoded by the exons TGGCTGGAATGGCTGGCACTGCTCATATAGATGGTGACCATATTGTTGTATCAGTTCCTGAAGCTGTACTAGTTTCTGATGTTGTCACGGATGATGGGATAACTCTTGATCATGGCTTAGCTGCTGAAGTTGTCCAAGGACCAGATATCATCACTGAAACTGATGTTGTAACAGAAGGTGTAATTGTTCCTGAATCTGTGTTGGAAGCTGATGTTGCTATTGAAGAAGCTTTAGATACCAGTGATCATGTTTTGACTTCTGATCTAATAACAGAAACTGTTAGAGTTCCTGATCAGGTTTTTGTGGCTGACCTTGTTACGGGTCCTGATGGACATTTGGAACATGTGGTGCAAGACTCTGTGTCAGGAGCTGACTCACCCACAATGGTTTCAGAAGAAGTTCTTGTAACTAATTCAGATACAGAAACTGTGATTCAAGCAGCCAGTACTGTTCCTGGTTCTACGGTTACAATAAAAactgaagatgatgatgatggcaAGAGCACATCTGAAGACTACTTAATGATATCTT tggaTGATGTTGGAGAAAAATTAGACCATATTGGAAgcacacctttaaaaatcagcacTGAGGTTTCACACGATGATGTTTCTAAAGATGATGGATTTGGTTCAGAAGTTATAAAAGTGTATATATTTAAAGCTGAAGCTGAGGATGATGTGGAAATAG gaGGAACAGAAATTGTCACAGAGAGTGACTTCCACAATGGACATTCTGTAGCTGGAGTCATTGAGCAGGGAGCTGTAGGCAGAATGCAGCGAGAAAAGATGGTTTACATGGCTGTTAAGGACTCTTCTCAGGAAGATGAAGATATTA GTTGTGCTGAAATAGCAGATGAAGTTTATATGGAGGTCATTGTAGGTGAAGAGGAAGCAACATCACTTCCAGACACACAACTTGAAGACTCTGGTGTGAATAAAACTTTTGTTCCTGTTGCTTGGGCTGCTGCTTATG GAGATGAAAGACGACTGCCCAGAAGGTATGAAGACTGTCAAGCAGCAG GAAATAACTTGGATACACGATTAGAAAACAAAAATGGTAATGCAGCACAGTACCTGCAAATCTGTGATAGCATTAACACAAATAGAGCGCTTAAACAAAAAGccaagaagaggaggaggggagaaaccAGGCAGTGGCAAACAG CTGTTATAATAGGTCCTGACGGACAGCCCTTAACTGTTTACCCTTGTCACATATGTGGGAAAAAATTTAAATCCAGAGGATTCCTGAAAAGGCATATGAAGAACCACCCAGATCATATGATTAAGAAGAAATACCAGTGTACGGATTGTGACTTTACAACTAACAAAAAA CTTTGTATGAGTTTAATCATCTGGACTGCGGTAAGCCAATTAACTGACAAGTGTCTTTCAAACAGGCTACCACTTTTTTATTGTTCagtttaa
- the ZNF711 gene encoding zinc finger protein 711 isoform X2, which yields MDPGGGSLGLQSQESKMPHTMIMQDFVAGMAGTAHIDGDHIVVSVPEAVLVSDVVTDDGITLDHGLAAEVVQGPDIITETDVVTEGVIVPESVLEADVAIEEALDTSDHVLTSDLITETVRVPDQVFVADLVTGPDGHLEHVVQDSVSGADSPTMVSEEVLVTNSDTETVIQAASTVPGSTVTIKTEDDDDGKSTSEDYLMISLDDVGEKLDHIGSTPLKISTEVSHDDVSKDDGFGSEVIKVYIFKAEAEDDVEIGGTEIVTESDFHNGHSVAGVIEQGAVGRMQREKMVYMAVKDSSQEDEDISCAEIADEVYMEVIVGEEEATSLPDTQLEDSGVNKTFVPVAWAAAYGDERRLPRRYEDCQAAAVIIGPDGQPLTVYPCHICGKKFKSRGFLKRHMKNHPDHMIKKKYQCTDCDFTTNKKVSFHNHLESHKLINKVDKTHEFTEYTRRYREASPLSSNKLILRDKEPKLHKCKYCDYETAEQGLLNRHLLAVHSKNFPHVCVECGKGFRHPSELKKHMRTHTGEKPYQCQHCVFRCADQSNLKTHIKSKHGTDLPFKCEHCPQAFTDEKELQQHTELFQGHKTHQCPHCDHKSTNSSDLKRHIISVHTKDFPHKCEVCEKGFHRPSELKKHSETHKGKKIHQCRHCDFKTSDPFVLSGHILSVHTKDLPFKCKRCKRGFRQQNELKKHMKTHSGRKVYQCQYCEYSTTDASGFKRHVISIHTKDYPHRCEYCKKGFRRPSEKNQHIMRHHKEAIM from the exons TGGCTGGAATGGCTGGCACTGCTCATATAGATGGTGACCATATTGTTGTATCAGTTCCTGAAGCTGTACTAGTTTCTGATGTTGTCACGGATGATGGGATAACTCTTGATCATGGCTTAGCTGCTGAAGTTGTCCAAGGACCAGATATCATCACTGAAACTGATGTTGTAACAGAAGGTGTAATTGTTCCTGAATCTGTGTTGGAAGCTGATGTTGCTATTGAAGAAGCTTTAGATACCAGTGATCATGTTTTGACTTCTGATCTAATAACAGAAACTGTTAGAGTTCCTGATCAGGTTTTTGTGGCTGACCTTGTTACGGGTCCTGATGGACATTTGGAACATGTGGTGCAAGACTCTGTGTCAGGAGCTGACTCACCCACAATGGTTTCAGAAGAAGTTCTTGTAACTAATTCAGATACAGAAACTGTGATTCAAGCAGCCAGTACTGTTCCTGGTTCTACGGTTACAATAAAAactgaagatgatgatgatggcaAGAGCACATCTGAAGACTACTTAATGATATCTT tggaTGATGTTGGAGAAAAATTAGACCATATTGGAAgcacacctttaaaaatcagcacTGAGGTTTCACACGATGATGTTTCTAAAGATGATGGATTTGGTTCAGAAGTTATAAAAGTGTATATATTTAAAGCTGAAGCTGAGGATGATGTGGAAATAG gaGGAACAGAAATTGTCACAGAGAGTGACTTCCACAATGGACATTCTGTAGCTGGAGTCATTGAGCAGGGAGCTGTAGGCAGAATGCAGCGAGAAAAGATGGTTTACATGGCTGTTAAGGACTCTTCTCAGGAAGATGAAGATATTA GTTGTGCTGAAATAGCAGATGAAGTTTATATGGAGGTCATTGTAGGTGAAGAGGAAGCAACATCACTTCCAGACACACAACTTGAAGACTCTGGTGTGAATAAAACTTTTGTTCCTGTTGCTTGGGCTGCTGCTTATG GAGATGAAAGACGACTGCCCAGAAGGTATGAAGACTGTCAAGCAGCAG CTGTTATAATAGGTCCTGACGGACAGCCCTTAACTGTTTACCCTTGTCACATATGTGGGAAAAAATTTAAATCCAGAGGATTCCTGAAAAGGCATATGAAGAACCACCCAGATCATATGATTAAGAAGAAATACCAGTGTACGGATTGTGACTTTACAACTAACAAAAAAGTAAGTTTCCACAACCATCTGGAAAGCCATAAACTTATAAATAAAGTTGACAAAACCCATGAGTTTACAGAATATACAAGGAGATACAGAGAGGCAAGCCCATTGAGTTCTAATAAACTGATATTGAGGGACAAGGAGCCTAAACTACACAAGTGCAAATACTGTGACTATGAGACTGCAGAACAGGGACTGCTGAATAGACATCTGCTTGCAGTTCACAGCAAGAACTTTCCTCATGTTTGTGTTGAGTGTGGGAAAGGATTCCGTCATCCATCTGAGCTTAAAAAGCATATGAGGACCCACACAGGAGAAAAGCCATACCAGTGTCAGCACTGTGTCTTCAGATGTGCTGATCAGTCCAATCTAAAAACACACATAAAATCCAAACATGGGACTGATTTACCATTTAAATGTGAGCATTGTCCCCAGGCATTCACAGATGAAAAAGAACTTCAGCAGCACACAGAGTTATTTCAAGGACATAAGACTCATCAGTGTCCACATTGTGACCATAAGAGCACCAACTCAAGTGACCTGAAACGACACATTATTTCGGTTCACACGAAGGACTTTCCCCACAAATGTGAGGTATGTGAAAAAGGCTTCCATCGTCCATCTGAGCTCAAAAAGCATAGTGAAACCCACAAAGGTAAAAAGATACATCAGTGTAGGCACTGTGACTTTAAAACTTCAGATCCTTTTGTACTTAGTGGACATATCCTCTCAGTTCACACCAAGGACCTGCCTTTTAAATGTAAAAGGTGCAAGAGAGGATTTAGGCAGCAAAACGAACTTAAGAAGCACATGAAGACCCACAGTGGAAGAAAAGTGTATCAATGCCAGTATTGTGAATATAGCACTACGGATGCATCAGGCTTTAAGCGACATGTAATATCAATACACACAAAAGACTATCCACACAGGTGTGAATACTGCAAAAAGGGATTCCGTAGACcatcagaaaaaaatcaacataTAATGAGGCATCACAAAGAGGCCATAATGTAA
- the ZNF711 gene encoding zinc finger protein 711 isoform X3, with amino-acid sequence MNLTSYINGSIMSISVDDVGEKLDHIGSTPLKISTEVSHDDVSKDDGFGSEVIKVYIFKAEAEDDVEIGGTEIVTESDFHNGHSVAGVIEQGAVGRMQREKMVYMAVKDSSQEDEDISCAEIADEVYMEVIVGEEEATSLPDTQLEDSGVNKTFVPVAWAAAYGDERRLPRRYEDCQAAGNNLDTRLENKNGNAAQYLQICDSINTNRALKQKAKKRRRGETRQWQTAVIIGPDGQPLTVYPCHICGKKFKSRGFLKRHMKNHPDHMIKKKYQCTDCDFTTNKKVSFHNHLESHKLINKVDKTHEFTEYTRRYREASPLSSNKLILRDKEPKLHKCKYCDYETAEQGLLNRHLLAVHSKNFPHVCVECGKGFRHPSELKKHMRTHTGEKPYQCQHCVFRCADQSNLKTHIKSKHGTDLPFKCEHCPQAFTDEKELQQHTELFQGHKTHQCPHCDHKSTNSSDLKRHIISVHTKDFPHKCEVCEKGFHRPSELKKHSETHKGKKIHQCRHCDFKTSDPFVLSGHILSVHTKDLPFKCKRCKRGFRQQNELKKHMKTHSGRKVYQCQYCEYSTTDASGFKRHVISIHTKDYPHRCEYCKKGFRRPSEKNQHIMRHHKEAIM; translated from the exons ATGAATTTAACTTCTTACATTAATGGAAGCATTATGAGCATATCAG tggaTGATGTTGGAGAAAAATTAGACCATATTGGAAgcacacctttaaaaatcagcacTGAGGTTTCACACGATGATGTTTCTAAAGATGATGGATTTGGTTCAGAAGTTATAAAAGTGTATATATTTAAAGCTGAAGCTGAGGATGATGTGGAAATAG gaGGAACAGAAATTGTCACAGAGAGTGACTTCCACAATGGACATTCTGTAGCTGGAGTCATTGAGCAGGGAGCTGTAGGCAGAATGCAGCGAGAAAAGATGGTTTACATGGCTGTTAAGGACTCTTCTCAGGAAGATGAAGATATTA GTTGTGCTGAAATAGCAGATGAAGTTTATATGGAGGTCATTGTAGGTGAAGAGGAAGCAACATCACTTCCAGACACACAACTTGAAGACTCTGGTGTGAATAAAACTTTTGTTCCTGTTGCTTGGGCTGCTGCTTATG GAGATGAAAGACGACTGCCCAGAAGGTATGAAGACTGTCAAGCAGCAG GAAATAACTTGGATACACGATTAGAAAACAAAAATGGTAATGCAGCACAGTACCTGCAAATCTGTGATAGCATTAACACAAATAGAGCGCTTAAACAAAAAGccaagaagaggaggaggggagaaaccAGGCAGTGGCAAACAG CTGTTATAATAGGTCCTGACGGACAGCCCTTAACTGTTTACCCTTGTCACATATGTGGGAAAAAATTTAAATCCAGAGGATTCCTGAAAAGGCATATGAAGAACCACCCAGATCATATGATTAAGAAGAAATACCAGTGTACGGATTGTGACTTTACAACTAACAAAAAAGTAAGTTTCCACAACCATCTGGAAAGCCATAAACTTATAAATAAAGTTGACAAAACCCATGAGTTTACAGAATATACAAGGAGATACAGAGAGGCAAGCCCATTGAGTTCTAATAAACTGATATTGAGGGACAAGGAGCCTAAACTACACAAGTGCAAATACTGTGACTATGAGACTGCAGAACAGGGACTGCTGAATAGACATCTGCTTGCAGTTCACAGCAAGAACTTTCCTCATGTTTGTGTTGAGTGTGGGAAAGGATTCCGTCATCCATCTGAGCTTAAAAAGCATATGAGGACCCACACAGGAGAAAAGCCATACCAGTGTCAGCACTGTGTCTTCAGATGTGCTGATCAGTCCAATCTAAAAACACACATAAAATCCAAACATGGGACTGATTTACCATTTAAATGTGAGCATTGTCCCCAGGCATTCACAGATGAAAAAGAACTTCAGCAGCACACAGAGTTATTTCAAGGACATAAGACTCATCAGTGTCCACATTGTGACCATAAGAGCACCAACTCAAGTGACCTGAAACGACACATTATTTCGGTTCACACGAAGGACTTTCCCCACAAATGTGAGGTATGTGAAAAAGGCTTCCATCGTCCATCTGAGCTCAAAAAGCATAGTGAAACCCACAAAGGTAAAAAGATACATCAGTGTAGGCACTGTGACTTTAAAACTTCAGATCCTTTTGTACTTAGTGGACATATCCTCTCAGTTCACACCAAGGACCTGCCTTTTAAATGTAAAAGGTGCAAGAGAGGATTTAGGCAGCAAAACGAACTTAAGAAGCACATGAAGACCCACAGTGGAAGAAAAGTGTATCAATGCCAGTATTGTGAATATAGCACTACGGATGCATCAGGCTTTAAGCGACATGTAATATCAATACACACAAAAGACTATCCACACAGGTGTGAATACTGCAAAAAGGGATTCCGTAGACcatcagaaaaaaatcaacataTAATGAGGCATCACAAAGAGGCCATAATGTAA
- the ZNF711 gene encoding zinc finger protein 711 isoform X4, whose amino-acid sequence MDDVGEKLDHIGSTPLKISTEVSHDDVSKDDGFGSEVIKVYIFKAEAEDDVEIGGTEIVTESDFHNGHSVAGVIEQGAVGRMQREKMVYMAVKDSSQEDEDISCAEIADEVYMEVIVGEEEATSLPDTQLEDSGVNKTFVPVAWAAAYGDERRLPRRYEDCQAAGNNLDTRLENKNGNAAQYLQICDSINTNRALKQKAKKRRRGETRQWQTAVIIGPDGQPLTVYPCHICGKKFKSRGFLKRHMKNHPDHMIKKKYQCTDCDFTTNKKVSFHNHLESHKLINKVDKTHEFTEYTRRYREASPLSSNKLILRDKEPKLHKCKYCDYETAEQGLLNRHLLAVHSKNFPHVCVECGKGFRHPSELKKHMRTHTGEKPYQCQHCVFRCADQSNLKTHIKSKHGTDLPFKCEHCPQAFTDEKELQQHTELFQGHKTHQCPHCDHKSTNSSDLKRHIISVHTKDFPHKCEVCEKGFHRPSELKKHSETHKGKKIHQCRHCDFKTSDPFVLSGHILSVHTKDLPFKCKRCKRGFRQQNELKKHMKTHSGRKVYQCQYCEYSTTDASGFKRHVISIHTKDYPHRCEYCKKGFRRPSEKNQHIMRHHKEAIM is encoded by the exons A tggaTGATGTTGGAGAAAAATTAGACCATATTGGAAgcacacctttaaaaatcagcacTGAGGTTTCACACGATGATGTTTCTAAAGATGATGGATTTGGTTCAGAAGTTATAAAAGTGTATATATTTAAAGCTGAAGCTGAGGATGATGTGGAAATAG gaGGAACAGAAATTGTCACAGAGAGTGACTTCCACAATGGACATTCTGTAGCTGGAGTCATTGAGCAGGGAGCTGTAGGCAGAATGCAGCGAGAAAAGATGGTTTACATGGCTGTTAAGGACTCTTCTCAGGAAGATGAAGATATTA GTTGTGCTGAAATAGCAGATGAAGTTTATATGGAGGTCATTGTAGGTGAAGAGGAAGCAACATCACTTCCAGACACACAACTTGAAGACTCTGGTGTGAATAAAACTTTTGTTCCTGTTGCTTGGGCTGCTGCTTATG GAGATGAAAGACGACTGCCCAGAAGGTATGAAGACTGTCAAGCAGCAG GAAATAACTTGGATACACGATTAGAAAACAAAAATGGTAATGCAGCACAGTACCTGCAAATCTGTGATAGCATTAACACAAATAGAGCGCTTAAACAAAAAGccaagaagaggaggaggggagaaaccAGGCAGTGGCAAACAG CTGTTATAATAGGTCCTGACGGACAGCCCTTAACTGTTTACCCTTGTCACATATGTGGGAAAAAATTTAAATCCAGAGGATTCCTGAAAAGGCATATGAAGAACCACCCAGATCATATGATTAAGAAGAAATACCAGTGTACGGATTGTGACTTTACAACTAACAAAAAAGTAAGTTTCCACAACCATCTGGAAAGCCATAAACTTATAAATAAAGTTGACAAAACCCATGAGTTTACAGAATATACAAGGAGATACAGAGAGGCAAGCCCATTGAGTTCTAATAAACTGATATTGAGGGACAAGGAGCCTAAACTACACAAGTGCAAATACTGTGACTATGAGACTGCAGAACAGGGACTGCTGAATAGACATCTGCTTGCAGTTCACAGCAAGAACTTTCCTCATGTTTGTGTTGAGTGTGGGAAAGGATTCCGTCATCCATCTGAGCTTAAAAAGCATATGAGGACCCACACAGGAGAAAAGCCATACCAGTGTCAGCACTGTGTCTTCAGATGTGCTGATCAGTCCAATCTAAAAACACACATAAAATCCAAACATGGGACTGATTTACCATTTAAATGTGAGCATTGTCCCCAGGCATTCACAGATGAAAAAGAACTTCAGCAGCACACAGAGTTATTTCAAGGACATAAGACTCATCAGTGTCCACATTGTGACCATAAGAGCACCAACTCAAGTGACCTGAAACGACACATTATTTCGGTTCACACGAAGGACTTTCCCCACAAATGTGAGGTATGTGAAAAAGGCTTCCATCGTCCATCTGAGCTCAAAAAGCATAGTGAAACCCACAAAGGTAAAAAGATACATCAGTGTAGGCACTGTGACTTTAAAACTTCAGATCCTTTTGTACTTAGTGGACATATCCTCTCAGTTCACACCAAGGACCTGCCTTTTAAATGTAAAAGGTGCAAGAGAGGATTTAGGCAGCAAAACGAACTTAAGAAGCACATGAAGACCCACAGTGGAAGAAAAGTGTATCAATGCCAGTATTGTGAATATAGCACTACGGATGCATCAGGCTTTAAGCGACATGTAATATCAATACACACAAAAGACTATCCACACAGGTGTGAATACTGCAAAAAGGGATTCCGTAGACcatcagaaaaaaatcaacataTAATGAGGCATCACAAAGAGGCCATAATGTAA